The Medicago truncatula cultivar Jemalong A17 chromosome 4, MtrunA17r5.0-ANR, whole genome shotgun sequence genome includes a region encoding these proteins:
- the LOC25492748 gene encoding probable histone H2B.2 yields MAPKGEKKPAEKKPAEEKKSTVAEKAPAEKKPKAGKKLPKEGGSAAGEKKKKRSKKSVETYKIYIFKVLKQVHPDIGISSKAMGIMNSFINDIFEKLTQESSRLARYNKKPTITSREIQTAVRLVLPGELAKHDVSEGTKAVTKFTSS; encoded by the coding sequence ATGGCGCCAAAAGGAGAGAAGAAGCCAGCAGAGAAGAAACCAGCAGAGGAGAAGAAGTCCACCGTCGCTGAGAAAGCTCCGGCGGAGAAGAAGCCGAAGGCCGGAAAGAAGCTTCCAAAGGAAGGTGGTTCAGCCGCcggagagaagaagaagaagagaagcaAGAAGAGCGTTGAAACATACAAGATCTACATCTTCAAGGTTCTGAAACAAGTTCACCCAGACATTGGTATCTCAAGCAAAGCCATGGGTATCATGAACAGTTTCATCAATGATATCTTCGAGAAACTCACTCAAGAATCTTCCAGACTTGCTCGTTACAACAAGAAGCCAACAATCACTTCAAGGGAAATTCAGACCGCGGTCAGGCTTGTTCTGCCCGGTGAATTGGCCAAGCATGATGTTTCTGAGGGTACCAAGGCTGTCACTAAGTTTACCAGTTCTTAG
- the LOC11413936 gene encoding glycine-rich RNA-binding protein GRP1A — MASADVEYRCFVGGLAWATDSEALEKAFSQYGEIIDSKIINDRETGRSRGFGFVTFADEKSMRDAIEGMNGQDMDGRNITVNEAQSRGSGGGGGRGGGGYGGGGGGYGGGGRREGGYNRSSGGGGGYGGGGGGGYGGGRDRGYGDDGGSRYSRGGGGDGGSWRS; from the exons ATGGCTTCTGCAGATGTTGAATACCGTTGCTTCGTCGGAGGTCTTGCATGGGCCACCGATAGCGAAGCTCTCGAGAAAGCCTTCTCTCAATATGGAGAAATCATCGATTCGAAG ATTATCAATGATCGTGAAACTGGAAGATCCAGAGGTTTTGGATTTGTGACATTTGCTGATGAGAAATCGATGAGAGATGCTATTGAAGGGATGAACGGTCAGGATATGGATGGAAGGAACATTACTGTTAATGAGGCTCAGAGCCGTGGtagtggtggtggaggaggCCGTGGTGGCGGTGGAtacggtggtggtggtggtggatatGGCGGTGGTGGTCGCCGTGAGGGTGGTTACAACAGAAGCagtggtggtggaggtggttatggaggaggaggtggtggtggttatGGTGGTGGTAGGGACCGTGGTtatggtgatgatggtggttCCCGCTATTCacgcggtggtggtggtgatggaggAAGCTGGAGAAGTTAG
- the LOC112420872 gene encoding uncharacterized protein yields MAIVQHRVPGNWNCIWSLKLPPKVKNFLWRACRDCLPTRIRLQSKGVQCTDRCAVCDDFGEDSNHLFFMCSKSMLCWQRIGLWSPLMAVFDINVSFPTNVFAILQHLDQQQKQIFSVTLWSIWKHRNNKVWNNITDTTQDICARAGSLLTSWRNAQNIRHPSPQNPSTPNDLKWIKPSPGRFTCNVDASFSQARNRVGIGVCIQDEEGRFVLAKTEWMTPLLDVDLGEALGLLSAMHWVRDLQLGIVDFELDSKIMVNSLYGSTSGVSNFSAVINDCRRLLASDLVTSDVRFIRRQANKVAHSFARVALRHASFHIHIRIPSCISTIILNEMQ; encoded by the coding sequence ATGGCAATTGTTCAACACCGTGTACCGGGTAACTGGAATTGTATCTGGAGCTTAAAATTGCCCCCGAAAGTTAAGAATTTCCTTTGGCGAGCTTGCCGCGATTGCTTGCCCACGAGAATTCGTTTGCAATCTAAAGGAGTTCAGTGTACTGACAGGTGTGCAGTGtgtgatgattttggagaggaTAGCAACCATTTGTTCTTTATGTGTAGTAAAAGTATGCTTTGTTGGCAACGTATTGGCTTATGGAGCCCTTTGATGGCTGTCTTTGATATCAATGTCAGTTTTCCAACCAATGTGTTTGCTATCCTACAACACCTGGATCAGCAGCAAAAGCAAATCTTCAGTGTGACCCTTTGGAGTATTTGGAAGCATCGAAACAATAAGGTATGGAACAACATCACTGATACAACTCAAGATATTTGTGCTCGTGCAGGTTCTCTTCTTACTAGCTGGAGGAATGCTCAGAATATTCGGCATCCTAGCCCTCAAAATCCTTCCACCCCGAATGATTTGAAGTGGATTAAACCAAGTCCTGGTAGGTTTACTTGTAATGTTGATGCGTCCTTTTCTCAAGCTCGGAATCGGGTTGGTATTGGTGTTTGCATTCAAGATGAAGAAGGTCGTTTTGTTTTAGCCAAGACTGAATGGATGACTCCGCTCCTTGATGTCGATTTGGGTGAGGCTTTGGGTTTGTTATCAGCAATGCACTGGGTTCGTGATCTCCAACTAGGTATTGTGGACTTTGAGCTTGACTCCAAAATTATGGTAAACAGTCTTTATGGTAGTACTAGTGGCGTCTCTAATTTTAGCGCAGTTATTAATGATTGTAGACGTCTGTTAGCTTCTGATTTAGTAACCTCTGATGTTAGGTTCATTCGGAGACAAGCCAACAAAGTCGCTCATAGCTTTGCTAGAGTGGCTTTGCGTCATGCTAGTTTCCATATTCATATTAGGATTCCATCTTGTATCTCTActattattttgaatgaaatgcaataa
- the LOC11417139 gene encoding probable histone H2B.1 yields the protein MAPKGEKKPAEKKPAEEKKSTVAEKAPAEKKPKAGKKLPKEGGSAAGEKKKKRSKKSVETYKIYIFKVLKQVHPDIGISSKAMGIMNSFINDIFEKLAQESSRLARYNKKPTITSREIQTAVRLVLPGELAKHAVSEGTKAVTKFTSS from the coding sequence ATGGCGCCAAAAGGAGAGAAGAAGCCAGCAGAGAAGAAACCAGCAGAGGAGAAGAAGTCCACCGTCGCTGAGAAAGCTCCGGCGGAGAAGAAGCCGAAGGCCGGAAAGAAGCTTCCAAAGGAAGGTGGTTCAGCCGCcggagagaagaagaagaagagaagcaAGAAGAGCGTTGAAACATACAAGATCTACATCTTCAAGGTTCTGAAACAAGTTCATCCAGACATTGGTATCTCAAGCAAAGCCATGGGTATCATGAACAGTTTCATCAATGATATCTTCGAGAAACTCGCTCAAGAATCATCCAGACTTGCTCGTTACAACAAGAAGCCAACAATCACTTCAAGGGAAATTCAGACCGCGGTCAGGCTTGTTCTGCCCGGTGAATTGGCCAAGCATGCTGTTTCTGAGGGTACCAAGGCTGTCACTAAGTTTACTAGTTCTTAG
- the LOC11416846 gene encoding ubiquitin-40S ribosomal protein S27a, producing the protein MTTPPNTTSPPSRSRSFRAPSLDDGRILVDCNIQNESTHHLALRLRGGAKKRKKTFAKISHNRVNMNLGRVGSVSGTEAETFATEEVDDVDGEDEDGVVERLEFDERFCNFSCSNTNWYVP; encoded by the coding sequence ATGACAACCCCTCCTAATACAACTTCGCCACCGTCAAGATCTCGTAGCTTCCGTGCACCTTCCTTGGACGACGGCCGCATTCTCGTCGATTGTAACATCCAGAACGAGTCCACTCACCACCTTGCTCTTCGTCTTCGTGGTGGAGCTAAGAAGCGTAAGAAGACCTTCGCCAAAATTTCTCACAATCGGGTCAACATGAATCTGGGTCGGGTCGGGTCAGTTTCTGGAACTGAAGCTGAAACTTTTGCTACTGAAGAAGTGGATGATGTtgatggagaagatgaagatggtgTTGTTGAACGTTTAGAATTTGATGAACGTTTTTGTAACTTTTCTTGTTCCAACACCAACTGGTATGTTCCTTAA